The Fodinibius saliphilus genomic interval AGGTATTATTTTGTCAGGCGGCCCCAGCAGTGTTAATGACGAAGGAGCTCCGGAACTCAACACCGATATTTTTGAATGGGATGTACCTGTTCTAGGAATCTGTTATGGACTCCAAATATTAGCTCATAATATCATTCCGGGTAGCGTTGAAAAAGCAGAACGTCGCGAATTTGGACGTTCAGACCTCATCATTGATGACCAAAGTGACTTATTTAAAAACATCCCTCAAGAATCGGTAGTTTGGATGAGTCACGGCGACCATATACAAGAACTTCCATCGCAATATGAAATTATCGGTCATACCGATAATGCCAATGTAGCTGCAGTAAGACATACCGATAAGCCTATTTTTGGGGTCCAGTTTCACCCCGAAGTAGTTCATACCGTATATGGAAAGCAGATTCTGGGTAATTTTGTGTCTGACATTTGTGAGCTTGAAGGCAACTGGACGGCTAAATCATTTATAGAATCCACCATTGAAGAAATTCGTGAAAAAGTAGGTGATGACCGAGTTGTCTGTGGTCTGAGTGGCGGAGTTGATTCTACAGTTGTAGCTACACTCGTTTATGAAGCTATTGGCGATCAACTGCAATGTATATTTGTTGATAACGGCCTGCTACGGAAGAACGAATTTCAGAAAGTATTAGATATTTATGAGGATAAGCTTCATCTTCCGGTGAAAGGAATTGATGCCAGTGAGCAGTTTCTTAAGAATCTGAAAGGCGTTTTTGACCCGGAGAAAAAGCGTAAGATCATCGGTAATACCTTTATTGATGTATTTGATGATGCCATCTCACATGATGATACCTTTAAATATCTTGCCCAAGGAACACTCTATCCGGATGTGATAGAAAGTGTTTCTTTCAAAGGTCCTTCTGCTACAATTAAATCGCACCATAATGTAGGTGGGTTACCAGAGGAGATGAACCTTGATCTCGTGGAGCCGGTTCGAGAACTCTTCAAAGATGAAGTTCGTAATGTAGGTCGTGAATTAGGTATTCCTGATGATTTTATTAAACGCCACCCCTTCCCCGGTCCCGGTTTGGGAATTCGGGTAATATCTGACGTTGATAAATCAAAGCTTGATATGCTTCGCGAGGCTGATGATATCTTTATTAGCGAGCTACGAAAGCAAGATCTTTATGATGAAGTTTGGCAGGCCCTGGTAGCTCTGCTTCCAGTTCAAACCGTTGGCGTTATGGGTGATGAACGCACCTATGAATTCACCGCAGCACTACGTGCTGTAACCAGTGTTGATGGCATGACTGCCGACTGGGCTCACCTCCCGCATCCATTTTTAAGCCACGTTTCAAACAGAATTATCAACGAAGTACCCGGTATTAATCGTGTGGTTTATGACGTTAGTTCTAAGCCACCCTCAACTATTGAGTGGGAATAAACAAGAGAACATTTTTACTTCTTATCAGTTAGTATCAACGAATATAATTCGTTAATTCACCTTTACGCTATATGGAATTTTTATTTAAACTGCAGAATGCTCTCATTAAGAAGACGGTACTGTTACTGATCTCCTCTTTCTTTCTGTTTGCTGGTACCCTGCAGGCTCAATCCTTCGATAAAGGGCTCAAATTATATCAGCAAGGAAAATATAAAGAAGCAGCATCTGTTTTTACACAGATTGATACAGATAAAGGACACCTTTTTTCTGGTAAAGCCTATTTCGGGCTGGGCAAATACCTTACAGCTAAGTCATATTTAGAACAACTTGATTCTGATGATACAGCTGAACTGTATTTAGAGGCCCAATATAACCTGGCACTCGCCGATTTTCAGCTCGGGCAATATGGTAAAGCATTAAATAGGTTATACCTATTAAAAGATCAGGAGCGGAAAACACAGCTAGTTACAGATGCTATTAACTTTTATGACGATATATTGCATTTCTTGACGATGAATCAGCGTAAAAATGCTTTTCAACAGGCAGATGCTCCACAAATTAAATACGACCTGGTAAATGCTGCCTTTGGTGATGTGGACTATTCGATAGCAAAGATGCTGTACAGTCAATTGGTACAAACTAAAATAGATACTACTATCCCTGCCATGCAGAAGTTATCGAAAATGATTCGTGACTCTGTAAGCTATGCAGTTGAAAAATCTTATAACAACAGCCCCACTATTCCCAAAGGCTTAACATATAATATTGGTGCAGCCCTACCGTCATATGATAATGACTCGGCAGATTTTGAAGTTGCTCGAAGCCTATATTTTGGATTTGTTTTAGCAGCAGAAACATTTAACCAACAGCACCCCAATAAAAAAGCATTTATCAGATTCCAAAACACTGCTGCCAATAAAGATACCGCGGCATTTGCGATGAATAATTTTGGATGGAACTTTAACGCAGATGCCATTCTAGGCCCCCTTTTCTCAGAACCTGCAAAAAAGATGGCCGAATATGCAGAACAATACCAAATTCCAATGCTTGCCCCCCTGGCTAATTCCGATGAACTAGATGGTGATAATCCCTATGTGTACCAGGCAAACCCAACTCTTGGTTCCCATGGTAAACAGATGGCTGAATATGCGGTAAATACGCTTAATATGGATACATTAGCTGTAATTGCTGAAAAAAATACCCTTGGGGTAAGTGCGGCTTATGAATTTCGCAATCGTGCAGAACGATTGGGGGCACGGGTCTCCTACTTTTTTATTGAAGACTTTGCCTCTCAAGGTTTTGAGCTCACGGAATACACAAAATATTTTACCGGTGATTCTGTCAAAGTTGATACTCTTGGTTACCACGAGCTTGATGGAATATATGCCCCCTTTACCGGCCAAGCTGCCCCTACTCTTGCAGAACTGCTTTGGGTTGACCTTGAAGGGTTAAGCAGTACTTTGCCCATCCTCGGTTCTCAAGTCTGGGGAGATATAAATGTCCCTAAAGATCAGTTTGATAATAGGAACATTTATTTTACAGAAAGCTTCTATCTCAATAAAAAAAGTCAAAAGGTAGAACAATTTAGCAAACGTTTTGAAGAACGATTCGATATAGAAGCCAATCGTTTTTCTATGATTGGTTACGATGCAGCTGGGTTTGTCTTACGCACATTAAACAGAATAGGTAACCCAGCTCTATTGAAAGATGCTTTAAAAAATCAGCCACTCTACGAGGGGTTGATTAGTAATATTTCTTTTGAAGGAGATCGAGTTAATCAGCAAGTCAAAATATTCACCGTTTCCAAAACAGGAGTACAACCTGTGCTAAAATATCGCTAAAGGTCAATTGAAATCATTCAGAGTTTCTTTTTCGTTGCTCCTTGATACGATACTGTTTCTGAAGCCACTTTCTCCATTCAGCGCTTTTCCGCTTGTGTTCTTCAAAGGTTTTAGAAAATGAATGTGTGCCATCGGGGCTGGCTACCATATATAAATAGTCATGTTTTTCAGGATAAAGTGCTGCTTCAATGGCCCCTGAACTTGGATTGGTTATAGGTCCCGGCGGTAACCCACGATATTGATATGTATTATAGGGATGATCAATCCGATAATCTTCATATAGCAACCTCCGACGCTCTCCTACAGCATAATTGACGGTAGGATCTGCCTGTAACCGCATGCCTCGTTCCAGCCGATTCCAATAGAGACCACTGATAGTAGCCTGCTCAGCTTTCGACTTAGCCTCCCATTCAACTATTGAGGCAAGCGTAACAATTTCGTCAACGGTATAATCCAGTTTTTCAAATTTAGATTTATTGGGTTTTATGACCGCTTTGTCAAATTCACTTAAAATTCGTTTAAAAAACTTACGAGGAGATGCGGTCCAAAACAAAGAATAGGTATTGGGATATAAACGTCCGATAACCCCCCTTGGGGTTAACTTCTGTTTTTCCAATATTGAACTATCTCTAATCACCTTTCTAAATGAAAGGGAATCAAACTGCATATCTTCAGAGACCATAGCAGCAATTTTCCCCACACTTTTACCTGGTAAAATAGTAACAGAGACGGGATCTTGAATGCCACGAGCTAATTTTGAGAGAAATGCATCATAGGTATATTTTTTATCAATCAAATAATGTCCCTCACGAAATCGCTTCCACCCCAAGAGTTCAGCTGCCCAACGAAGTTCTTCTCTATTTTTTACAATCCCTGCTTTAGAAAGGGAATCACTTAATTCTGTCAGATCTGTTTTTTCATGAAGATATAGATGATGGGCAGAATCAGAATATATAGCCTGCTCGTTATGTAATCGAGACCACCGAGACTCTGCCACTAAAAAAGCAGATATAAACAGAACCAAGAGCCCCATAATGAGCTCATCACTGGAAATAGCAGTATTAGAACGGATATTCAACACAGTTTAAATCAAAAAACTAGCGTTCCTGTAATTTAGAAAGCAGTCGTAACATTTCTATATATAGCCACACGAGTGTAATCATAAGCCCAAAGGAAGCATACCATTCAAAGTATTTGGGTGCTTCAGCCTGCACTCCTTTTTCTATCATATCAAAATCGAGCACAAGGTTTAATGCAGCTACTCCTACAATAATCAGGCTAAACCCAATCCCCATTAATCCACTACCGTGAATTAGGCTTATATTAATCCCAAAAAAGCTTAGCA includes:
- the mltG gene encoding endolytic transglycosylase MltG; this encodes MLNIRSNTAISSDELIMGLLVLFISAFLVAESRWSRLHNEQAIYSDSAHHLYLHEKTDLTELSDSLSKAGIVKNREELRWAAELLGWKRFREGHYLIDKKYTYDAFLSKLARGIQDPVSVTILPGKSVGKIAAMVSEDMQFDSLSFRKVIRDSSILEKQKLTPRGVIGRLYPNTYSLFWTASPRKFFKRILSEFDKAVIKPNKSKFEKLDYTVDEIVTLASIVEWEAKSKAEQATISGLYWNRLERGMRLQADPTVNYAVGERRRLLYEDYRIDHPYNTYQYRGLPPGPITNPSSGAIEAALYPEKHDYLYMVASPDGTHSFSKTFEEHKRKSAEWRKWLQKQYRIKEQRKRNSE
- the guaA gene encoding glutamine-hydrolyzing GMP synthase; amino-acid sequence: MQHRPEDWILILDFGSQYTQLIARRVREFNVYCEIHPFNKDLDTFSDNPPKGIILSGGPSSVNDEGAPELNTDIFEWDVPVLGICYGLQILAHNIIPGSVEKAERREFGRSDLIIDDQSDLFKNIPQESVVWMSHGDHIQELPSQYEIIGHTDNANVAAVRHTDKPIFGVQFHPEVVHTVYGKQILGNFVSDICELEGNWTAKSFIESTIEEIREKVGDDRVVCGLSGGVDSTVVATLVYEAIGDQLQCIFVDNGLLRKNEFQKVLDIYEDKLHLPVKGIDASEQFLKNLKGVFDPEKKRKIIGNTFIDVFDDAISHDDTFKYLAQGTLYPDVIESVSFKGPSATIKSHHNVGGLPEEMNLDLVEPVRELFKDEVRNVGRELGIPDDFIKRHPFPGPGLGIRVISDVDKSKLDMLREADDIFISELRKQDLYDEVWQALVALLPVQTVGVMGDERTYEFTAALRAVTSVDGMTADWAHLPHPFLSHVSNRIINEVPGINRVVYDVSSKPPSTIEWE
- a CDS encoding ABC transporter substrate-binding protein, with the protein product MEFLFKLQNALIKKTVLLLISSFFLFAGTLQAQSFDKGLKLYQQGKYKEAASVFTQIDTDKGHLFSGKAYFGLGKYLTAKSYLEQLDSDDTAELYLEAQYNLALADFQLGQYGKALNRLYLLKDQERKTQLVTDAINFYDDILHFLTMNQRKNAFQQADAPQIKYDLVNAAFGDVDYSIAKMLYSQLVQTKIDTTIPAMQKLSKMIRDSVSYAVEKSYNNSPTIPKGLTYNIGAALPSYDNDSADFEVARSLYFGFVLAAETFNQQHPNKKAFIRFQNTAANKDTAAFAMNNFGWNFNADAILGPLFSEPAKKMAEYAEQYQIPMLAPLANSDELDGDNPYVYQANPTLGSHGKQMAEYAVNTLNMDTLAVIAEKNTLGVSAAYEFRNRAERLGARVSYFFIEDFASQGFELTEYTKYFTGDSVKVDTLGYHELDGIYAPFTGQAAPTLAELLWVDLEGLSSTLPILGSQVWGDINVPKDQFDNRNIYFTESFYLNKKSQKVEQFSKRFEERFDIEANRFSMIGYDAAGFVLRTLNRIGNPALLKDALKNQPLYEGLISNISFEGDRVNQQVKIFTVSKTGVQPVLKYR